A region from the Leopardus geoffroyi isolate Oge1 chromosome E3, O.geoffroyi_Oge1_pat1.0, whole genome shotgun sequence genome encodes:
- the LOC123588751 gene encoding bolA-like protein 2 isoform X1 translates to MELSAEYLREKLQRDLEAEHVEVEDTTPNRCASSFRVLVVSAKFEGKPLLQRHRLVNTCLAEELLHIHAFEQKTLTPEQWTREQQK, encoded by the exons ATGGAACTCAGCGCCGAGTACCTCCGGGAGAAGCTGCAGCGGGACCTTGAGGCAGAGCACGTG GAAGTCGAGGACACGACTCCCAACCGTTGCGCGTCCAGCTTCCGAGTCCTGGTGGTGTCGGCCAAGTTCGAGGGGAAGCCGCTGCTTCAAAGACACCG GCTGGTGAACACGTGCCTAGCAGAAGAGCTTCTGCACATCCATGCCTTTGAGCAGAAAACTCTGACCCCAGAGCAGTGGACCCGTGAGCAGCAGAAATAA
- the LOC123588751 gene encoding uncharacterized protein LOC123588751 isoform X2, whose translation MELSAEYLREKLQRDLEAEHVLPSPGGVGQVRGEAAASKTPAGEHVPSRRASAHPCL comes from the exons ATGGAACTCAGCGCCGAGTACCTCCGGGAGAAGCTGCAGCGGGACCTTGAGGCAGAGCACGTG CTTCCGAGTCCTGGTGGTGTCGGCCAAGTTCGAGGGGAAGCCGCTGCTTCAAAGACACCG GCTGGTGAACACGTGCCTAGCAGAAGAGCTTCTGCACATCCATGCCTTTGA
- the SLX1A gene encoding structure-specific endonuclease subunit SLX1 isoform X2, giving the protein MGPGGDAARPGRFFGVYLLYCLNPRHRGRVYVGFTVNPTRRVQQHNGGRKKGGAWRTSGRGPWAMVLIVHSFPSAVAALRFEWAWQHPQASRRLAHVGPRLRSEAAFAFHLRVLAHMLRVPPWVRLPLTVRWLRADFRCDLCPPPPPHMPLTFGPPPPPRAVAPKRRAGPLADLESEPDQDAEACCALCARSFQDEEGPLCCPHPGCRLRAHVICLAEEFLEKEPGQLLPLEGQCPGA; this is encoded by the exons ATGGGCCCTGGGGGGGACGCGGCGAGGCCCGGGCGCTTCTTCGGCGTCTATCTGCTCTACTGCCTGAACCCTCGGCACCGGGGTCGCGTCTACGTGGGGTTCACCGTCAACCCTACTCGTAGGGTCCAGCAGCACAACGGGGGCCGCAAGAAAGGAGGGGCCTGGCGGACCAGCGGGCGCGGGCCCTG GGCGATGGTGCTTATCGTGCACAGCTTCCCTTCCGCCGTGGCCGCCCTTCGG TTCGAGTGGGCCTGGCAGCACCCGCAAGCCTCACGCCGCCTGGCTCACGTGGGCCCGCGCCTGCGCAGCGAGGCCGCCTTCGCTTTCCACCTGCGCGTGCTGGCACACATGCTGCGCGTGCCGCCTTGGGTGCGCCTCCCGCTCACCGTGCGCTGGCTGCGCGCCGACTTCCGATGTGACCTCTGCCCACCGCCACCGCCGCACATGCCGCTGACCTTTGGGCCTCCACCGCCCCCCCGCGCCGTGGCCCCGAAGCGCCGCGCCGGACCGTTAGCTGACCTGGAGTCCGAGCCTGACCAAGATGCCGAGGCCTGCTGCGCCCTGTGCGCACGCTCCTTCCAG GATGAAGAGGGCCCCCTGTGCTGCCCCCACCCTGGCTGCCGCCTCAGGGCCCACGTGATCTGCCTTGCAGAGGAGTTCCTGGAGAAGGAGCCAGGGCAGCTTCTGCCCCTAGAGGGTCAATGCCCTGG GGCCTAG
- the SLX1A gene encoding structure-specific endonuclease subunit SLX1 isoform X1, whose translation MGPGGDAARPGRFFGVYLLYCLNPRHRGRVYVGFTVNPTRRVQQHNGGRKKGGAWRTSGRGPWAMVLIVHSFPSAVAALRFEWAWQHPQASRRLAHVGPRLRSEAAFAFHLRVLAHMLRVPPWVRLPLTVRWLRADFRCDLCPPPPPHMPLTFGPPPPPRAVAPKRRAGPLADLESEPDQDAEACCALCARSFQDEEGPLCCPHPGCRLRAHVICLAEEFLEKEPGQLLPLEGQCPGCKNSLLWGDLIWLCQMGTEEEEENLELEEEHWTDMLET comes from the exons ATGGGCCCTGGGGGGGACGCGGCGAGGCCCGGGCGCTTCTTCGGCGTCTATCTGCTCTACTGCCTGAACCCTCGGCACCGGGGTCGCGTCTACGTGGGGTTCACCGTCAACCCTACTCGTAGGGTCCAGCAGCACAACGGGGGCCGCAAGAAAGGAGGGGCCTGGCGGACCAGCGGGCGCGGGCCCTG GGCGATGGTGCTTATCGTGCACAGCTTCCCTTCCGCCGTGGCCGCCCTTCGG TTCGAGTGGGCCTGGCAGCACCCGCAAGCCTCACGCCGCCTGGCTCACGTGGGCCCGCGCCTGCGCAGCGAGGCCGCCTTCGCTTTCCACCTGCGCGTGCTGGCACACATGCTGCGCGTGCCGCCTTGGGTGCGCCTCCCGCTCACCGTGCGCTGGCTGCGCGCCGACTTCCGATGTGACCTCTGCCCACCGCCACCGCCGCACATGCCGCTGACCTTTGGGCCTCCACCGCCCCCCCGCGCCGTGGCCCCGAAGCGCCGCGCCGGACCGTTAGCTGACCTGGAGTCCGAGCCTGACCAAGATGCCGAGGCCTGCTGCGCCCTGTGCGCACGCTCCTTCCAG GATGAAGAGGGCCCCCTGTGCTGCCCCCACCCTGGCTGCCGCCTCAGGGCCCACGTGATCTGCCTTGCAGAGGAGTTCCTGGAGAAGGAGCCAGGGCAGCTTCTGCCCCTAGAGGGTCAATGCCCTGG CTGTAAGAACTCACTGCTGTGGGGAGACCTGATCTGGCTGTGCCAGATGGGCAccgaggaggaagaagagaacttGGAATTAGAAGAG GAACACTGGACAGACATGCTGGAGACCTGA
- the LOC123588749 gene encoding sulfotransferase 1A1 isoform X1, which produces MELVPDTSRPPLQYVKGIPLIKYFAEALGPLQNFQAQPDDLLISTYPKSGTTWVSEILDMIYQGGDLEKCRRAPVFIRVPFLEFKAPGIPTGMEVLKDTPAPRIIKTHLPLALLPQTLLDQKVKVVYVARNAKDVAVSYYHFYRMAKVHPDPDTWDSFLEKFMAGEVSYGSWYQHVREWWELSHTHPVLYLFYEDMKENPKREIQKILEFVGRTLPEETVDLITQQTSFKEMKKNPMANYTTIPPDIMDHSVSAFMRKGVAGDWKTTFTVAQNERFDAHYAERMAGCSLRFRTHL; this is translated from the exons ATGGAGCTGGTCCCGGACACCTCACGCCCGCCACTGCAGTACGTGAAGGGGATCCCTCTCATCAAGTACTTTGCCGAGGCACTGGGACCACTGCAGAACTTCCAGGCCCAGCCCGATGACCTGCTTATCAGCACCTACCCCAAATCGG GCACCACCTGGGTGAGCGAGATCCTGGACATGATCTACCAAGGTGGCGATCTGGAGAAGTGTCGCAGGGCCCCCGTCTTTATCCGGGTACCCTTCCTTGAGTTCAAGGCTCCAGGGATTCCCACAG GTATGGAGGTTCTGAAAGACACACCGGCCCCACGAATCATCAAGACGCACTTGCCCCTGGCCCTGCTCCCTCAGACCCTGCTGGATCAGAAGGTCAAG GTGGTCTATGTTGCCCGCAACGCAAAGGATGTGGCTGTCTCCTATTACCACTTCTACCGCATGGCCAAGGTGCACCCTGACCCTGACACCTGGGACAGCTTCCTGGAGAAGTTCATGGCCGGagaag tgTCCTATGGGTCCTGGTATCAGCACGTGCGGGAGTGGTGGGAGCTGAGTCATACCCACCCTGTTCTCTACCTCTTCTACGAGGACATGAAAGAG AACCCTAAAAGGGAAATTCAGAAGATCCTGGAGTTTGTGGGGCGCACCCTGCCAGAGGAGACCGTGGATCTCATCACCCAGCAAACGTCTTTCAAGGAGATGAAGAAGAACCCCATGGCTAACTACACCACCATACCCCCTGACATCATGGATCACAGCGTTTCGGCCTTCATGAGGAAAG GCGTCGCGGGAGACTGGAAGACCACCTTCACCGTGGCCCAGAACGAGCGCTTTGACGCCCACTATGCGGAGAGGATGGCGGGCTGCAGCCTCCGCTTCCGCACGCACCTGTGA
- the LOC123588749 gene encoding sulfotransferase 1A1 isoform X2, whose protein sequence is MELVPDTSRPPLQYVKGIPLIKYFAEALGPLQNFQAQPDDLLISTYPKSGMEVLKDTPAPRIIKTHLPLALLPQTLLDQKVKVVYVARNAKDVAVSYYHFYRMAKVHPDPDTWDSFLEKFMAGEVSYGSWYQHVREWWELSHTHPVLYLFYEDMKENPKREIQKILEFVGRTLPEETVDLITQQTSFKEMKKNPMANYTTIPPDIMDHSVSAFMRKGVAGDWKTTFTVAQNERFDAHYAERMAGCSLRFRTHL, encoded by the exons ATGGAGCTGGTCCCGGACACCTCACGCCCGCCACTGCAGTACGTGAAGGGGATCCCTCTCATCAAGTACTTTGCCGAGGCACTGGGACCACTGCAGAACTTCCAGGCCCAGCCCGATGACCTGCTTATCAGCACCTACCCCAAATCGG GTATGGAGGTTCTGAAAGACACACCGGCCCCACGAATCATCAAGACGCACTTGCCCCTGGCCCTGCTCCCTCAGACCCTGCTGGATCAGAAGGTCAAG GTGGTCTATGTTGCCCGCAACGCAAAGGATGTGGCTGTCTCCTATTACCACTTCTACCGCATGGCCAAGGTGCACCCTGACCCTGACACCTGGGACAGCTTCCTGGAGAAGTTCATGGCCGGagaag tgTCCTATGGGTCCTGGTATCAGCACGTGCGGGAGTGGTGGGAGCTGAGTCATACCCACCCTGTTCTCTACCTCTTCTACGAGGACATGAAAGAG AACCCTAAAAGGGAAATTCAGAAGATCCTGGAGTTTGTGGGGCGCACCCTGCCAGAGGAGACCGTGGATCTCATCACCCAGCAAACGTCTTTCAAGGAGATGAAGAAGAACCCCATGGCTAACTACACCACCATACCCCCTGACATCATGGATCACAGCGTTTCGGCCTTCATGAGGAAAG GCGTCGCGGGAGACTGGAAGACCACCTTCACCGTGGCCCAGAACGAGCGCTTTGACGCCCACTATGCGGAGAGGATGGCGGGCTGCAGCCTCCGCTTCCGCACGCACCTGTGA